The stretch of DNA TACAGTACGAGTACAAAGCGGTGAGTGTTTTTCATTAACGCACTCACAAACCAACCAACACACGTTTAACTCAAAGGTTATTTAACAAGTTACTGAGCTAACGAGTCATTATGTGCTTCCAATGCATTGTCTAACCAGCCGCTAACAAAGCTAACTAGCGGTTAGCTTAGCTGGAGTCGAGCACATAATACATTGACATCACATTTACCGCGTATATGTTGACGTTTCTTCGTGCAGTTAAACTACCTGTGTTTGTATTAAAGTCCTCTTGTTTACATGTATATCACACTCATATCTGATCGTTCTGATTGTTCGCCTTCATTTACTGTAATCCGTTACAAAACTAAAGGTCAATTCTCCACTTGCcacttattttcacatttagatGTTTTGGAACACGTTTACATGAAACAGTATATGTATAGCTGGTGATAATGTAAATAGAATACAGTATTTTAGTTTGAGGTGAGACATATTAGTGCTTCAGATATATTGACACACGCGACAGTAATGTGAAATAAGTGTTGACattaaataacaacatataaatAATAGTAATTGTGTTATATGTTTAATAATAGCCATAAATGCAAAGTGATTagtgaatatttaataataactaAACATTCTCTGCCATAAAGTCATGttgaagtgaatgtgtgtgtgtgttggttttcttCCATTAACAACACACAGGGGGCGTCTAAAACCGGTGTCACCAGGTCATGACCTGGGGGCAAATGAGTGTTTAGTTTGGGTATATCCACTGGAACTATTCGGGCAGATTTATTTAAATCCAGGAAGTGGCTGTGCATATTGTCACCTTTCACCACAAAAGTGATATAGAAGTTAAATTTTGAGGCATCAGCAGTGATTACAACTGACCAATCAAACTGATCAGTGTCAGACATTTTTGCTGATCTACTTAACATGGAACACAAAACTAATCTGGATTAGTTAATAAACCGCTATCTCATCATTCATATGTTTCTTCACATGGTAATCTTTGAAAACTGGACTTGGTGTGTTAAAGACCTCCTCACTGAAAGTTGCTGCCTGGTGATATTATTTGAtgaatttcttttgttttcaatcAACAGAACTCAAACTTGGTGTTACAAGCTGATCGCTCTCTGATCGACCGCACAAGGCGAGATGAGCCTACAGGAGAAGTGCTGTCCCTGGTGGGGAAGCTGGAGGGATCCAAGATGGGAGACAAGGCTCAGAGGACCAAACCTCAGAAGCTGGAGGAGAGACGAGACAAGTCAGTAATTATTGTGTTTGTCAACTGGACAATGAAGTTTTATTCCAGTTAGATGCTACTCTTACACTTCATATAACAATTTCATTAACCTTTTGCTTGGTATTAAAATTTGGTAATGTAGGTTATGGTCCAAGGAAGATATTAGACTTGGGTGATAGCCAGattaatttaaatgatttagGGCTGGAAGtaactgattattttcataattgattaatctatCCATAATTTtccatcttgttttgtccacaaaccaaaatgattcagtttaatgatttctttattatattgagcaaagaaaccagaaaatattcacatttaagaagctcagTTATTATTGCTATATTAAATAAACTTCAGTGAGATTATTCTGGTGTTTGTCTGAGTGACGTGGGCCTTAATCCCGTCTCTATTTTGTCTCTCTGCTCTCACAGGAGACGAAagagagacgaggacaggcACGATATCAACAAGATGAAGGGCTTCACGCTCCTGTCTGAAGGCATCGATGAGATGGTGGGCATCGTGTACAAGCCTAAaaccaaagaaaccagagaaacctatGAGGTGTTGCTGAGCTTCATCCATGCAGCTTTAGGAGATCAGGTCAGTGAGAGTTGGAAACCtttgataaaaaacaacaaaactctaAAGACGTGTCATCTCACATGCTTATTATTTTCTTATCTGTAGCCCCGTGATATCCTGTGTGGAGCGGCGGATGAAGTGTTAGCGGTGCTGAAGAACGACAAAATGAGGGATAAAGAGCGGCGGCGTGAAGTGGAGCAGCTACTCGGACCCGCTGACGACACACGTTACCATGTCCTGGTCAATCTGGGCAAGAAGATCACAGATTATGGAGGAGACAAGGATCTACAGAATATGGGTAAGTGTATCAGACACAACTGTATTATAATGTTTATCATCTACTCTATAACCAggcaatatatgtatattaaatctagattttggatatcgtcATATCATCTACatcaaatgattttaaaacagTATATTGTGATAGGATTTTCCCATATGGCCCCCAGCCTTATTAAGGATGCACAATATTAGATTATCTGTATAGGTCATCGGCCGaagcactcccgatatatcTGCAATAAGTCCAGTATCGTGTCTCCCTAGAATACACAGTACTTATATTTGTAGTCCAGCAGTTTCTTTGCTCACATCGTTGTGACCTGTTTGATCCACAGACGACAACATCGATGAAACGTACGGCGTGAACGTCCAGTTTGAATCTGACGAGGAGGTAAAGATCTTGTCTTCTTTGTGTAGTTACTGTGTTGACGCTGTCGCATCACTCATGATGGTTTTGTTATCGTACAGGAGGGCGATGAAGACCCGTTTGGTGAAGTACACGATGAACACGGGGATGAAGACAGTGAAGGAGAGGAAGCAGATGTGGGCAGCACTCTGACAGCTAATGTGAGTGCAATGTCTCCGTCACTGCCAGTTGCTGTATTCATCTGTATGTAGACTAGGGATGAACATGAATATTCCATTATTCGTTTGATTATATAAAAGCTGTTTGCTGCTCCTTTTAGTTCAACACACTCTGGatcctgcattactttcactagtTCTCATGCACTGGAGTTTAAGAACAGCATTCTGAGCTTGAAATAATTGTCTGAAATCTGGACTCTGAATTGATACCTTGTTGTTGTAGCTCGGAGTCACAGGTGATGTGATGACTGTGAAGAAAAAGGATCTTCATCCTCGGGACATCGACGCCTTCTGGCTTCAGCGTCAGCTCAGCCGTTTCTATGACGACGCCATTGTGTCTCAAAAGAAAGCAGACGAAGTCTTAGAAATCCTCAAGGTACGTTTTTCTTAACTGCTTGTCAGTTGATTACAATACATAAACACTTGTATACAAAGCATTTTAAAAGCAACTGCAGGCTGTTGATCTTTAGTTTAAGTATGCCCAGGAGAGGttagtaaaataaaattgaaatcgATCAAATACCAAGAAGACAAGGTATTACATTATCATTCGTTTGACACCTCTGCAAAATCTGAAGctggatgtttgtgtttttaaagcctgaCTCTCCCTCTATTCTCCCTCTATTCTCCGTGTAAACCACAGACTGCCAGTGATGACAGAGAGTGTGAGAACCAGCTGGTTCTGCTGCTCGGCTTCAACACCTTTGATTTCATCAAAGTCCTCCGTCAGCACCGTCGCATGAGTAAGTAACACACGCTTCAGAGTGACTTTATTTCAGGACGTCTCATGTCTTTTTGATTTAATATGGTTGGATTTTGCTGACTCACAGTTCAGTACTGTACGATGCTGGCGAGCGCTCAGAGCGAGGCCGAGAAGGAGAGGATCATCGGGAAGATGGAGTCTGATCAGGAACTGTCAAAGATTCTTTACCAGCTGcaggagacagagaaggaggacATCATTCGGGTGAGACTTTGTTGTTTGTGAAATAATCTGAACACGTCCGTCAATCCTACACATCTGTGACTCGTGGATTTATGTGTCTATAGGAGGAGAGATCTCGTAGGGAGCGCCTGAGGAAGTCTCGAGTCGATGACTTGGAAGCGATGGACATCGACCACGGAGAGGTGAATATTTATCAGCTGCATATCACATGCACTGGTTTGGGGCTTTAGTTACACTTGAAACAAATGTCATAATTCTTCCCCGACAGTCGATGGCTCCTCGGCAGCTGCTGGACCTGGAGGATCTGGCCTTCACTCAGGGCAGCCATTTCATGGCCAACAAGCGTTGTCAGCTTCCCGACGGCTCTTTTCGCAAACAGCGTAAAGGTTACGAGGAAGTTCACGTACCCGCGCTCAAACCCAAACCTTTTTCTGACGACgaggtttgttttattcacgTCTCTTTATTGCAGGGTTTTAAACATGACAATGATTGTGGATACATTTGATCATGTCCAATTATTCATGTCATCAGGTGCTCGTTGGTATTGAGAAGCTTCCCAAGTATGCTCAGGCTGGATTTGAAGGATTCAAAACCCTGAACCGCATCCAGAGCAAACTGTTCAAGACCACGATGGACAGTGATGAGAACCTGCTTGTTTGTGCACCCACGGTATGTTAATACAcaactcccacaccaaagtccacagagaaaatcaatggtttttacgtcacagcacacaggagttgtcgatccactgctgcctccatcgctaAGTTTAATCGTCTGATTTTGTTGGTTCAGATTTGTTTGTTGAATTTGTGATTTGCTGTGTGCACACAGGGAGCTGGAAAGACCAACGTGGCCCTGATGGCAATGTTGAGGGAAATTGGGAAGCACATAAACCTGGACGGAACCATCAATGTGGACGACTTCAAAATCATCTACATCGCTCCGATGCGTTCACTGGTACAGGAGATGGTGGGAAGTTTCAGTAAGGTGAGACTCTTCTCTTTCATCCTcagtctttttctttatttttttgccctGACAAGCATCTCACTTTTCTTCTCACCCCAGCGTTTGGAAAGTTACGGCATCACCGTGTCTGAGCTGACGGGAGACCACCAGCTCTGTAAAGAGGAGATCAACGCCACACAAATCATCGTCTGTACTCCTGAGAAATGGGACATCATCACCCGTAAAGGTGGAGAGCGAACGTACACGCAGCTCGTGCGCCTCATTATCATCGTAAGTGATCAGCGTCGTGTTAAATGCTCCTCGtaataaacaaatgtcaacatttattcCAACGTAAAAACTCGTGAATGTGTTGTTTATAGGATGAAATCCACCTGCTTCACGACGACCGTGGACCGGTGTTGGAGTCACTGGTGGCCAGAACCATCAGGAACGTGGAGCTGACCCAGGAGGACGTGCGTCTGATCGGCCTCAGTGCGACGCTGCCCAACTATGAAGACGTGGCCACCTGCCTGCGTGTGGATCCTGCTAAAGGACTCTTCTACTTTGATAACAGGTATGATGTTTGGagaatacattcattcattcatttatttattcattcattcattcatttatttatttactaccTTGATTATACTAAATGAACGATAAAGGAATACAGGCAGAAGTAGATTTTGAAGTTGAATTTGTTCCACAGATTTCATGTCGCTAAAATTTGCCCTGACATTCAATCATGACTTATTCTTAATCTAAGGGAATAAACGCAATCCTTTGAAGTACGTACGGGCAATTTATGGATATTATATCAGCATTCTGACATAAGACAAGATTTGGTCTTAGTTTTTGGATTTTGTCATATCGTCATTTGAACTATACCCAGACCTTTGATAAGTGTATCTCTTCTTTTGTTCGTCTGTAGTTTCCGCCCTGTGCCCTTGGAGCAGACGTACGTTGGCATCACAGAGAAAAAGGCCATCAAACGTTTCCAGATCATGAATGAGATTGTGTATGAGAAGATAATGGAACATGCTGGGAAGAATCAGGCGAGTTCATTCACAGGAAGTTACCCCACATGAACCTGCATCACCTGCATCGACACTGTGGAACTTCTGTCACAAAAACAACTACGACAATAAATAACCCTGATGCCATTGTTGTCTCCTCCAGGTGCTGGTGTTCGTCCACTCCAGGAAGGAGACAGGAAAGACAGCCAGGGCCATCAGAGACATGTGTCTGGAGAAGGACACGCTGGGACTTTTCCTCAGAGAAGGTTCAGCTTCCACTGAAGTGTTGAGGACTGAGGCAGAGCAGTGCAAGGTGAGCCAAAGTCACGCCTGAACTTAAGAAATGATTGAAGTGTCTGTTCTTTGAGACTTAACGCCTGAACGTCTCTGATCCAGAACCTGGAGCTGAAGGACCTGCTGCCGTATGGTTTCGCCATCCACCACGCTGGTATGACCAGAGTGGACCGTACGCTGGTGGAGGATCTGTTTGCAGACAGACACATCCAGGTTCTAGTGTCCACAGCCACTCTGGCCTGGGGCGTGAACCTCCCAGCTCACACCGTCATCATTAAAGGAACACAGGTGTACAGTCCAGAGAAAGGCCGGTGGACTGAGCTGGGAGCTCTGGACATTTTACAGGTCAGTCTTTGTTTACTGCagttcatcatcttcttctttgtcttcttccttttcttgttgttcttttttttttcttctcattcttcTCCTCCACGTTCTTCTGGCTTCTCCCTTTGAGGGACACCACAggggatcatctgcctccatcttgtcctcttctgtttcaccaactgtcctcacgtcctccctctctgtggtcttcctcgtTGTATCAACACCAACACTAATCATTTGATTAATAATGTCTGATGGCAGATGCTCGGTCGAGCCGGTCGTCCTCAGTACGACACTAAAGGAGAAGGAATCCTGATCACGTCTCACGGAGAACTCCAGTATTATCTGTCACTGCTCAACCAGCAGCTGCCCATCGAGAGTCAGATGGTGGCCAAACTGCCCGACATGCTGAACGCCGAGATCGTGCTGGGCAACGTGCAGTAtgtgaaggtcagaggtcaacacaGTAAGAATCTCATGATCatataattcaaatgttttctctaattcatcatattttatttgcacCAGGACGCTGTGAACTGGCTGGGTTACACCTACCTGTACGTGCGAATGCTCCGGAACCCCACCCTGTACGGCGTGTCACACGATGACCGCAGCACAGACCCTCTGTTGGAGCGACGCCGGACAGACCTGGTGCACACAGGAGCCAACGTCCTGGACAAGAACAGTCTGGTCAAATACGACAAGAGGACCGGCAGCTTCCAGGTTTGCACACATCTCAGCCAAGAGTCTGGGTTTGAAAGGGTCGGTCACAGAAACGTGGAAGTTTGAGCAGTATCCAACCctattgtttctgtgtttctacCTGAAGGTTACAGACCTGGGACGCATCGCCAGTCACTTCTACATCACTCACGACTCCATTCAAACCTACAACCAGCTGCTGAAGCCCACGCTGAGTGAGATCGAGCTCTTCAGGGTCTTCTCGCTGTCCTCAGAGTTCAGGAACATCACCGTCAGAGAGGTGTGTCGACGTCagactttcagtgtttgaaactTAATCCTCAAACGACGTCACAGCGActcactttaaatataaacatatttttgtttgtgtttacaggaAGAGAAGCTGGAGCTTCAGAAGCTGCTGGAGAGAGTTCCTATTCCTGTGAAGGAGAGCATCGAGGAGCCCAGTGCTAAGGTAGATCACATGACCAGAGATGACACGTGTTCTGGTCGTACTTTTATTTCTTCTAAAACGGTCACGTTTTATTTCTCTTCTTCCAGATCAACGTGCTGCTGCAGGCGTACATCTCTCAGCTCAAACTGGAAGGCTTTGCTCTCATGGCAGACATGGTCTATGTTACACAGGTACAGTGGATTCTGTACATATTGTAATTGAGTTGATGCTTCCATAAGCTCTACTACTACCTCTTACAGtcaatgtttatttgtatatcATTTTACAGTAGCTGCAAGATACTCGGAGaacttcacataaaaaaaaaagaaaaacacaacaatgaacaTAGGaatcaataaaattaaaaaatttacAACTGTTTTGACTTTTATGACGCTGAATTCAGAGAAAAAAGATTTAGacacaagatttaaaaaaggaacactaattaactgaaaaaaaatataaatagaaaGACCATCATGACATTGTTACACTTTATTGTaacattttcttcctctttaaCATCTGGCTTATTTGCTGCAACATGATTTTTGTTCTGTATCGTTTTAAATGAACGCGTTCCCTGTTCCTCCAGAGTGCCGGCAGATTGATGCGAGCCATATTTGAGATCGTGTTGAACAGAGGCTGGGCTCAACTGACCGACAAGACCATGAATCTGTGCAAGATGATCGACAAGAGAATGTGAGTGGACTTTTTAACTTTTGATTCACTCTTTGCCGTCCTCTGAGATCAAACCACTGATCCTCTGCTTCTCCCGTAGGTGGCAGTCAATGTCTCCACTGAGACAGTTCAAAAAGCTTCCAGAGGAAGTGATCAAGAAGATCGAGAAGAAGAACTTCCCCTTCGAGCGTCTGTACGACCTCAACCATAATGAGATCGGTGAGTCTTCCTCTTGGACGACATGCTCaccgaggagaactgagacgtCACAGACTCGATTTCATGATGTATAATTACTGTTTTCCAGGTGAGCTGATCAGAATGCCAAAGATGGGGAAGACCATCCATAAATACGTCCACCAGTTTCCCAAACTGGACCTGGCCGTTCATCTGCAGCCCATCACTCGCTCCACACTCAAAGTGGAGCTGACCATCACTCCTGACTTTCAGTGGGACGACAAGGTCAGTCCAGAGGAACGATCAGTCACCTCGGTGTCTCCGCCCCCTGACGCGTGTGTTGATGAATGTATGTTCTGCTCAGATTCATGGATCATCAGAGGCTTTCTGGATCCTGGTGGAGGACGTGGACAGTGAGGTCATCCTCCACCACGAGTATTTCCTGCTCAAAGCCAAGTACGCTCAGGACGAGCACCTGGTCACCTTCTTCGTCCCCGTGTTCGAGCCTCTGCCGCCGCAGTACTTCATCCGTGTTCTGTCAGACCGATGGCTCTGTGAGTAACTCGACTGAAAACAGACAAGTCTTCATGTGACAGTTCATCTCACTGCTCTTTCTCCTGCTTCTGTTCAGCCTGTGAGACTCAGCTCCCGGTTTCCTTCCGACACTTGATCCTTCCAGAGAAATATCCTCCTCCCACTGAGCTGCTGGACCTGCAGCCTCTGCCCGTCACTGCTCTCAGAAACTCTTCCTTTGAGGCTCTTTACCAGAACAAGTTCCCCTTCTTTAACCCCATTCAGACCCAAGGTACAGAACCGTGAACACACGTGTGTCCGCTGCTCATCCACCGTACGAGTGCACGTTGActcatctgttgttttctgtccccACAGTGTTCAATGCTGTGTACAACAGTGATGATAACGTGTTTGTGGGAGCTCCCACCGGCAGTGGGAAGACCATCTGTGCCGAGTTTGCCATTCTGAGGATGTTGCTGCACAACGCAGAAGGTCGCTGTGTCTACATCACTCCCATGGAAGCACTGGCTGAGCAGGTGAGACAACATTCAGTTTCACACCGGTTTTACCGTGATTGTTGTGAAAAGACCTTTTTACTTGCACTTCCTCTTCTTTGACGTAACATAGTAAAGATTTGTGTCaatctctgtgtctcaggtgtttGTCGACTGGCACCAGAAGTTCCAGGACATCCTGAACAAGAAGGTGGTTCTGCTGACGGGAGAGACCAGCACCGACCTGAAGCTCCTGGGCAAAGGTGACATCATCGTCAGTACGCCCGACAAGTGGGACATCCTGTCCCGGCGCTGGAAGCAGAGGAAGAACGTGCAGAACGTCAGCCTCTTCATCGTGGATGAAACTCATCTTATCGGAGGAGAGAATGGAGTAAGAGGACAACGCTGCTGCGTTTCAGACACTTCCTGTCCCACAGTGACGGGTAATGTCGcatcatgttcatgtttgtgtatttatctgtgttttctgtgttgtttttcagcctGTGTTGGAGGTCATTTGCTCCAGGATGAGATACATCTCCTCTCAGATCGAGCGGCCCATTCGTATCGTGGCCCTCAGCTCTTCTCTGTCCAACGCCAAAGATGTGGCTCACTGGCTGGGCTGCAGCACCACGGCCACGTTCAACTTCCACCCCAACGTCAGGCCGGTGCCTCTGGAGCTGCACATCCAGGTCTGTTTTAATTCCCTTTGATCATTGACGTTGTCAGAATCTTGGAGCCAGAGGATAGTTTGTGATGCTGAGTCCACAGATTTGTTTGTCCCTTTGCAATTCATGGAGtgaaacaaagaataaaaatccTTTCACATGCTTTAGTGTCGTGATTGTTGGTGTGTTGGTCGGAATGTCTGAGTTAACGGTCTGTTAAAGTCCGATTTGCAATCAATAGTAGAAACACTGGTACTTTCTGTTGCGCCTCCTCCTGGATCACATGATAATTCCCAAAGTGGCCtgatcatcttttttttttgaacgtTTCCGTCTCATTCAGGGCTTCAACGTGAGTCACACTCAGACTCGGCTGCTGTCGATGGCAAAGCCAGTTTACCACGCCATCATGAAACACTCTCCCTCCAAACCCGCCGTGGTGTTTGTCCCGTCCCGACGACAGACTCGCCTCACAGCCATCGACATCCTGACCTTCTGTGCTGCTGACGTGGTTCCTCAGAGGTCGGTCTCCGCTGCGGCGTTTCACcgacaaagaaacaaactgtCTTGTCTTGTTGTCGCAGAACAAACGTCTGTTTCTCTGCAGGTTCCTTCACTGCACTGAGAAAGACCTCGTTCCGTTCctggagaaaatcaatgatcCAACTTTGAAGGAGACTCTGGCCAACGGTGTGGGCTACCTGCACGAGGGGCTGTCGGCCATCGAGCGTAAAATAGTGGAGCAGCTCTTCAACTCTGGTGCGACTCACTCCTGCTCCGCCAATGTTGACATGAAGCAGCCGTTTTCTTCTTTTCGTTGATGTTCTTTCCTCTCGTGCAGGTGCTGTTCAGGTGGTGGTCTCCTCCCGATCCCTCTGCTGGGGCATCAACATCTCCGCTCACCTCGTCATCGTCATGGACACCCAGTACTACAACGGCAAAATCCACGCGTAAGGCTCCCACTGCACTGAGTGTagaaggtttgtttttgtttgtaatgtCACATGTCGTTGACGTCATCCTCCCACGCTCTCCGTCAGATACGTGGATTATCCCATTTACGACGTCCTGCAGATGGTGGGCAAGGCCAACAGACCCATGCTGGACGACGAGGGCCGCTGTGTGATCATGTGTCAGGGATCCAAGAAGGTGTGAGAACCTCCGCAGTTTTTTGTAGTAAAAAAACATAACTGATGGAAGACCAAACAAAAACcatggtgttgttgtttatttcctGCTAGGACTTCTTTAAAAAGTTCCTGTATGAGCCTCTGCCGGTGGAGTCTCACCTGGACCACTGTCTCCACGACCACTTCAACGCTGAGATCGTCACCAAGACGGTGGAGAACAAGCAGGACGCTGTGGATTATCTGACCTGGACGTTCCTCTACCGCCGCATGACCCAGAACCCCAACTACTACAACCTGCAAGGTCAGTCAGTCTGTTCATATTTAaccacaaatatttaaaaataaaaaagccgTGGCGAGGACACGCATCCCAATTTAGTCTTGGTTATAAATCCTGTGATTATGTTAGTGTTGTAGTGTTTTTGGCATCGTTTGTGACTCAAACGCTGTTTTTCAGGCATGTCCCACCGTCACCTGTCTGACCACCTCTCTGAGCTGGTGGAAAACACGCTACACGACCTGGAACAGTCCAAGTGCATCAGCATCGAGGACGAGATGGACGTGGCTCCTCTCAATCTGGGCATGATCGCTGCGTACTACTACATCAACTACACCACCATCGGTTTGTCACTGCTCTTATTCTGTTATTAAGATTCTTATTAGGAGATAAAATTGGCTCATAACTGACAACTCAGAAAGAGAATGTTTTCATATACAcaacacagttcatgtgttcatctaccGTGAACACACAGGAAATGTTAATCAAACATGGATTGCAGGATACAGAACATGTACATTTAAAGAATGAAGGGGATCTAATATTTGGAAGAGAAAAGTGAAATCTGAATTCAAACGTCagtctgtctttgtttatttctttatcaGAGTTGTTCAGCATGTCTCTGAACGCCAAGACAAAGATCCGGGGATTAATCGAGATCATCTCTAACGCTGCCGAGTACAAGAACATTCCCATCAGACACCACGAGGACACACTTCTGCGACAGGTAAATCCCTGAACATCCCGAAAAATGATGATCAtgatcattttaaagtgaaaaacaagaatttaAAGTATTTTCCTTATAAATCATGACGTTCTGGATTGACTGGAaaagatgcagctcccccttgtggtgcTACAAAATGTAACCTTGTTTTGAGTGAGAGTGAACGttgatttatttactcatttatttttattctccgTGTTGCAGTTGGCACAGAAGGTTCCTCACAAACTGAACAACCCCAAGTTCAATGATCCTCACGTGAAGACCAACCTGCTGCTGCAGGCTCATCTGTCCAGGATGCAACTGAGCGCTGAGCTGCAGTCAGACACCGAGGACATTCTCAGCAAGGTACGTCACACGCTTCATCACACCTTCATCACACGCTGCAGTATAATGTaatgcatgctgggagttgttgtcgttcatgta from Solea solea chromosome 8, fSolSol10.1, whole genome shotgun sequence encodes:
- the snrnp200 gene encoding U5 small nuclear ribonucleoprotein 200 kDa helicase, encoding MADVTARSLQYEYKANSNLVLQADRSLIDRTRRDEPTGEVLSLVGKLEGSKMGDKAQRTKPQKLEERRDKRRKRDEDRHDINKMKGFTLLSEGIDEMVGIVYKPKTKETRETYEVLLSFIHAALGDQPRDILCGAADEVLAVLKNDKMRDKERRREVEQLLGPADDTRYHVLVNLGKKITDYGGDKDLQNMDDNIDETYGVNVQFESDEEEGDEDPFGEVHDEHGDEDSEGEEADVGSTLTANLGVTGDVMTVKKKDLHPRDIDAFWLQRQLSRFYDDAIVSQKKADEVLEILKTASDDRECENQLVLLLGFNTFDFIKVLRQHRRMIQYCTMLASAQSEAEKERIIGKMESDQELSKILYQLQETEKEDIIREERSRRERLRKSRVDDLEAMDIDHGESMAPRQLLDLEDLAFTQGSHFMANKRCQLPDGSFRKQRKGYEEVHVPALKPKPFSDDEVLVGIEKLPKYAQAGFEGFKTLNRIQSKLFKTTMDSDENLLVCAPTGAGKTNVALMAMLREIGKHINLDGTINVDDFKIIYIAPMRSLVQEMVGSFSKRLESYGITVSELTGDHQLCKEEINATQIIVCTPEKWDIITRKGGERTYTQLVRLIIIDEIHLLHDDRGPVLESLVARTIRNVELTQEDVRLIGLSATLPNYEDVATCLRVDPAKGLFYFDNSFRPVPLEQTYVGITEKKAIKRFQIMNEIVYEKIMEHAGKNQVLVFVHSRKETGKTARAIRDMCLEKDTLGLFLREGSASTEVLRTEAEQCKNLELKDLLPYGFAIHHAGMTRVDRTLVEDLFADRHIQVLVSTATLAWGVNLPAHTVIIKGTQVYSPEKGRWTELGALDILQMLGRAGRPQYDTKGEGILITSHGELQYYLSLLNQQLPIESQMVAKLPDMLNAEIVLGNVQYVKDAVNWLGYTYLYVRMLRNPTLYGVSHDDRSTDPLLERRRTDLVHTGANVLDKNSLVKYDKRTGSFQVTDLGRIASHFYITHDSIQTYNQLLKPTLSEIELFRVFSLSSEFRNITVREEEKLELQKLLERVPIPVKESIEEPSAKINVLLQAYISQLKLEGFALMADMVYVTQSAGRLMRAIFEIVLNRGWAQLTDKTMNLCKMIDKRMWQSMSPLRQFKKLPEEVIKKIEKKNFPFERLYDLNHNEIGELIRMPKMGKTIHKYVHQFPKLDLAVHLQPITRSTLKVELTITPDFQWDDKIHGSSEAFWILVEDVDSEVILHHEYFLLKAKYAQDEHLVTFFVPVFEPLPPQYFIRVLSDRWLSCETQLPVSFRHLILPEKYPPPTELLDLQPLPVTALRNSSFEALYQNKFPFFNPIQTQVFNAVYNSDDNVFVGAPTGSGKTICAEFAILRMLLHNAEGRCVYITPMEALAEQVFVDWHQKFQDILNKKVVLLTGETSTDLKLLGKGDIIVSTPDKWDILSRRWKQRKNVQNVSLFIVDETHLIGGENGPVLEVICSRMRYISSQIERPIRIVALSSSLSNAKDVAHWLGCSTTATFNFHPNVRPVPLELHIQGFNVSHTQTRLLSMAKPVYHAIMKHSPSKPAVVFVPSRRQTRLTAIDILTFCAADVVPQRFLHCTEKDLVPFLEKINDPTLKETLANGVGYLHEGLSAIERKIVEQLFNSGAVQVVVSSRSLCWGINISAHLVIVMDTQYYNGKIHAYVDYPIYDVLQMVGKANRPMLDDEGRCVIMCQGSKKDFFKKFLYEPLPVESHLDHCLHDHFNAEIVTKTVENKQDAVDYLTWTFLYRRMTQNPNYYNLQGMSHRHLSDHLSELVENTLHDLEQSKCISIEDEMDVAPLNLGMIAAYYYINYTTIELFSMSLNAKTKIRGLIEIISNAAEYKNIPIRHHEDTLLRQLAQKVPHKLNNPKFNDPHVKTNLLLQAHLSRMQLSAELQSDTEDILSKAVRLIQACVDVLSSNGWLSPALAAMELAQMVTQAMWSKDSYLKQLPFFTSDHIKRCTDKGVESIFDIMEMEDEDRSSLLQLSDAQMTDVARFSNRYPNIELSYEVAEKDNIKSGSPVLVQVQLEREEEVTGPVIAPLFPQKREEGWWVVIGDPKSNSLISIKRLTLQQKAKVKLDFVAPVMGVHNYTLYFMSDAYMGCDQEYKFSVDVKENDSDGDSDSD